A single region of the Erythrobacter sp. genome encodes:
- a CDS encoding ABC transporter ATP-binding protein, with protein MLELSGVSHVYPNGTRALDDVTLSIPKGMYGLLGPNGAGKSTLMRTVATLQTPTSGSIVFDGLDVLEQPEELRKRLGYLPQDFGVYPRVSAYDMLDHMAVLKGIAGKAERRDTVETLLAQVNLWDVRKKAIAGFSGGMRQRFGIAQALIGNPDLIIVDEPTAGLDPEERNRFLNLLAEIGENVVVILSTHIVEDVADLCPRMAVLVNGAIRLEGAPKDLIDKARGTIWAKTIERGELGAYRKMYEVISTRLFAGRTIIHILSPTDPGDGFEQAPGGLEDVYFSTLAATRRDEPGAAQAA; from the coding sequence ATGCTCGAACTCAGCGGTGTCAGCCACGTCTATCCCAACGGGACGCGGGCGCTCGACGATGTGACGCTTTCGATCCCCAAGGGGATGTACGGATTGCTCGGCCCCAACGGCGCGGGCAAGTCGACCCTGATGCGCACGGTCGCGACGCTGCAGACGCCGACTTCGGGCAGCATCGTCTTCGACGGCCTCGACGTGCTTGAGCAGCCGGAGGAACTGAGGAAGCGCCTCGGCTACCTGCCGCAGGATTTCGGCGTCTACCCGCGCGTTTCGGCCTATGATATGCTCGATCACATGGCGGTGCTTAAAGGCATCGCTGGCAAGGCCGAACGGCGCGACACGGTCGAGACGCTGCTCGCGCAGGTCAACCTGTGGGACGTTCGCAAAAAGGCGATCGCGGGCTTTTCGGGAGGGATGCGCCAGCGCTTCGGCATCGCGCAGGCGCTGATCGGCAATCCCGACCTCATCATCGTCGACGAACCGACCGCCGGGCTCGACCCGGAAGAGCGCAACCGCTTCCTCAATCTCCTGGCCGAGATCGGCGAGAATGTCGTCGTGATCCTGTCCACCCACATCGTCGAGGACGTCGCCGACCTGTGCCCGCGCATGGCGGTGCTGGTGAACGGGGCGATCCGGCTCGAGGGTGCGCCGAAAGATCTCATCGACAAGGCGCGCGGTACGATCTGGGCCAAGACCATCGAGCGCGGCGAACTGGGCGCCTACCGGAAGATGTACGAAGTCATCTCGACCCGCCTCTTCGCGGGGCGCACGATCATCCACATCCTCTCGCCCACCGACCCGGGCGACGGCTTCGAACAGGCGCCCGGCGGGCTGGAGGACGTCTATTTCTCGACCCTGGCCGCGACCCGCCGCGACGAACCCGGCGCAGCGCAAGCGGCCTGA
- a CDS encoding M1 family aminopeptidase, translating into MFGKIALFELRYQLRNPVFWAALVIFFLLTFGATASEDIQIGSGGNVNVNAPVAIIETQLVLTLFFMFVTTAFVANVVVRDDDSGFGPIVRSTQVTKFAYLIGRFTGAAGAALLAFLVVPAAILLGSTMPWIDPETVGPNNLAWYGEAYLLYALPTVFLLSALFFAVATMTRSMLYSYVAVVGFLVIYLVYGVVVAAEPDYRDIAALTDPLGFSAYAAETRYWTAAESNSQMPPLTATILANRALALLLGLAAVALAYWRFTFAERGISARKARKLARKAEKLAATKPRTVAALPASRPQKASFARLAKTTRFEIGQVVRSPAFIVLLALGLFNSIAALAFGGDLYGTPPIPATFALIPVLEGSFTLFPLIIAIYYGGELVWRDRDRKFHEVIDATSLPGWAYMVPKTIAVALVLFATLLISVAGAVAVQAANGYFNFEFGKYLAWYVAPGTADLVLIAVLSVFVQALSPNKYVGWGIMALYLVASITLSNLGFDHPLILYGRTGFSPVSDMNGVAVGGELGWWMRLYWGGFALLLAVLAHLLWRRGTETRLAPRMSRLPARAMSGAGALGLAGLLTASATGAFLYNQMNVENEYASRDDGEARLAEYEKKYLRYETLKQPSLTDVALTIDIFPKERRMEAKGRYTMVNDTGAPVETLHVRLPDEETELLEVNVPGAVLESDDEEFQYRIYRFETPLAPGDEARLTFASRRWHKALSTTGYGTRLVKNGTFLDNGEFAPMLGMSRQGLLSDRATRRRYGLEPELRPAPLEDESARERNYVGNVDWVMSDITISTAADQVPIAPGTKISDKVEGDRRIARFRSSAPILAFFSVQSAGYEIASRDLPDFGDDGLRLEVYHDPQHPYNVERMLDAMEASLGYYAANFGPYQFDHARIIEFPGYASFAQAFAGTMPWSERLGFIADLADPGEIDYVTYIAAHEMAHQYWAHQLISADQQGGTILVETLAQYSALMVMKDLYGEDQMRRFLKYELDNYLGSRGSEAIEELPLERVENQGYIHYRKGSVVMYLLQDRLGENRVNAMLAGLLDRYRFKSQPYASSRDLVDGFFSLARDEEERGLVRDLLQKITIYDLKADKAVVRELADGRFETVLTVEATKFYADGEGRESEAPLADRIEVGLFTERPGTGEFAQENVIAMERRPVKSGRQDIRIVTDRRPEWVGIDPYNKYVDRNSDDNLVEPG; encoded by the coding sequence ATGTTCGGCAAGATCGCGCTGTTCGAGCTGCGCTACCAGCTGCGCAATCCCGTCTTCTGGGCGGCGCTCGTCATCTTCTTCCTGCTGACCTTCGGCGCGACCGCGTCGGAGGACATCCAGATCGGCAGCGGCGGCAACGTGAACGTCAATGCGCCGGTCGCGATCATCGAGACGCAGCTCGTCCTCACGCTGTTCTTCATGTTCGTGACCACCGCCTTCGTCGCCAATGTCGTGGTGCGCGACGACGACAGCGGCTTCGGGCCGATCGTGCGTTCGACGCAGGTGACGAAATTCGCCTACCTGATCGGCCGCTTCACCGGCGCGGCGGGCGCGGCGCTGCTCGCCTTCCTCGTCGTGCCGGCGGCGATCCTGCTGGGTTCGACGATGCCCTGGATCGACCCGGAGACGGTCGGGCCGAACAATCTCGCCTGGTATGGCGAAGCCTACCTTCTCTACGCCCTGCCGACCGTGTTCCTGCTGAGCGCGCTGTTCTTCGCGGTGGCGACGATGACTCGCTCGATGCTCTATTCCTATGTCGCTGTGGTCGGCTTTCTCGTGATCTACCTCGTCTACGGCGTCGTGGTCGCAGCCGAGCCCGACTACCGCGACATAGCCGCGCTCACCGACCCGCTGGGCTTCAGCGCCTATGCGGCCGAGACGCGCTACTGGACCGCGGCGGAATCGAACTCGCAAATGCCGCCGCTGACAGCCACGATCCTCGCCAACCGCGCCCTTGCCCTGCTGCTCGGCCTCGCCGCGGTCGCGCTCGCCTACTGGCGCTTCACTTTCGCCGAACGCGGGATTTCGGCGCGCAAGGCGAGGAAGCTCGCGCGCAAGGCGGAAAAGCTCGCCGCGACCAAGCCGCGCACGGTGGCCGCCCTGCCCGCGTCCCGTCCGCAAAAGGCATCCTTCGCGCGCCTTGCCAAGACCACCCGGTTCGAAATCGGGCAGGTCGTGCGCAGCCCGGCCTTCATCGTGCTGCTCGCGCTCGGCCTGTTCAATTCGATCGCCGCGCTCGCTTTCGGCGGCGACCTTTACGGCACGCCTCCGATCCCGGCGACCTTCGCGCTGATCCCGGTGCTTGAGGGCTCCTTCACGCTCTTCCCGCTCATCATCGCGATCTATTACGGCGGCGAACTGGTCTGGCGCGACCGCGACCGCAAGTTCCACGAGGTGATCGACGCGACCTCGCTGCCGGGCTGGGCCTACATGGTCCCCAAGACCATCGCGGTCGCGCTCGTCCTGTTCGCAACGCTGCTGATCTCGGTCGCGGGGGCGGTCGCGGTGCAGGCGGCGAACGGATACTTCAATTTCGAATTCGGCAAGTATCTCGCTTGGTATGTCGCGCCCGGCACGGCCGACCTCGTGCTCATCGCCGTGCTTTCCGTGTTCGTGCAGGCATTGAGCCCCAACAAGTATGTCGGCTGGGGCATCATGGCGCTCTACCTCGTCGCCAGCATCACGCTGTCCAACCTCGGTTTCGACCACCCGCTGATACTTTACGGGCGGACAGGGTTCAGCCCGGTGTCGGACATGAACGGCGTCGCGGTCGGCGGCGAGCTTGGCTGGTGGATGCGGCTCTACTGGGGCGGGTTCGCGCTGCTGCTGGCGGTGCTCGCCCACCTGCTGTGGCGGCGCGGGACCGAAACCCGGCTCGCCCCGCGCATGAGCCGCCTGCCGGCCCGAGCGATGTCGGGCGCGGGCGCGCTCGGCCTGGCCGGCCTGCTCACGGCGAGCGCGACCGGCGCGTTCCTCTACAACCAGATGAACGTCGAGAACGAATACGCCAGCCGCGACGACGGCGAGGCGCGGCTCGCCGAATACGAAAAGAAATACCTGCGCTACGAGACGCTCAAGCAGCCTTCGCTCACCGACGTCGCGCTCACCATCGACATCTTCCCGAAAGAGCGCCGGATGGAGGCGAAGGGCCGCTACACCATGGTCAACGACACCGGCGCGCCGGTCGAGACGCTCCATGTCCGCCTGCCCGACGAGGAAACCGAATTGCTCGAGGTCAATGTTCCCGGCGCCGTGCTCGAAAGCGACGACGAGGAATTCCAATACCGCATCTATCGCTTCGAAACCCCGCTCGCGCCGGGTGATGAAGCGCGCCTGACTTTCGCCAGCCGCCGCTGGCACAAGGCGCTGTCGACCACCGGCTACGGCACGCGCCTCGTCAAAAACGGGACCTTCCTCGACAACGGCGAATTCGCGCCGATGCTCGGCATGAGCCGGCAGGGCCTCCTGTCCGACCGCGCGACCCGGCGGCGCTACGGGCTCGAGCCCGAACTGCGCCCGGCACCGCTCGAGGACGAAAGCGCGCGCGAGCGCAATTATGTCGGCAACGTCGACTGGGTGATGTCGGACATCACGATCTCGACCGCCGCCGACCAGGTGCCGATCGCGCCGGGGACGAAAATTTCGGACAAGGTTGAGGGCGACCGCCGCATCGCGCGCTTTCGCTCGAGTGCGCCGATCCTCGCCTTCTTCTCGGTCCAGTCGGCCGGATACGAGATCGCATCGCGCGACCTGCCGGATTTCGGCGACGACGGCCTCAGGCTCGAAGTCTACCACGACCCGCAGCACCCCTATAATGTCGAGCGGATGCTCGATGCGATGGAAGCCTCGCTCGGTTATTACGCGGCGAATTTCGGACCCTACCAGTTCGACCATGCCCGGATCATCGAGTTTCCGGGATACGCCAGTTTCGCGCAGGCATTTGCCGGGACCATGCCATGGTCCGAACGGCTCGGCTTCATCGCCGATCTCGCCGATCCGGGCGAGATCGATTACGTCACCTACATCGCCGCACACGAAATGGCGCACCAGTACTGGGCGCACCAGCTCATCAGCGCCGACCAGCAGGGCGGGACGATCCTCGTCGAAACGCTGGCGCAGTATTCCGCGCTGATGGTGATGAAGGACCTCTATGGCGAAGACCAGATGCGCCGCTTCCTCAAATACGAGCTCGACAATTACCTCGGCTCGCGCGGGAGCGAGGCGATCGAGGAACTGCCTCTCGAACGGGTCGAGAACCAGGGCTACATCCATTACCGCAAGGGTTCGGTGGTGATGTACCTACTGCAGGACCGGCTCGGGGAGAACCGGGTCAACGCCATGCTGGCCGGGCTGCTCGATCGCTACCGCTTCAAGAGCCAGCCCTATGCCTCCTCGCGCGACCTTGTCGACGGCTTCTTCTCGCTCGCCCGCGACGAAGAGGAGCGCGGCCTCGTGCGGGACCTTTTGCAGAAGATCACGATCTACGACCTCAAAGCGGACAAGGCGGTGGTGCGCGAGCTGGCCGACGGACGCTTCGAGACCGTGCTGACGGTCGAGGCGACCAAGTTCTACGCCGACGGCGAAGGCCGCGAAAGCGAAGCGCCGCTGGCGGACCGGATCGAAGTCGGCCTGTTCACCGAGCGCCCCGGAACCGGCGAATTCGCTCAGGAAAACGTCATCGCGATGGAGCGTCGCCCGGTGAAATCGGGGCGGCAGGACATTCGCATCGTCACCGACCGCCGCCCCGAATGGGTCGGGATCGATCCTTACAACAAGTATGTCGATCGCAATTCGGACGACAATCTGGTGGAGCCGGGCTGA
- a CDS encoding L,D-transpeptidase family protein — MALLHDTSFARTCARTFVPAAALVMAPACDGAASDAAALGAIDAAGTTEGEAQDAAAGLVAPREVERAALEKAVTDERVRALYEARGWEAAWTDESARALVGTLKDAGRHGLDPGDYLRSLQQAARSPAAREAALTAAAFAYADALADGRADPTALFETYTLDRPDIDLSAGLESALAEGRASEWIESFAPDTEEYRALSEAFLENARKAAARGDSTIGGGDLIRPGSSDPRVPQIAERLRAKGYLGEARRGNVPETRFTERMADALREMQRDFGIADDGIVGPDALKVLNTAAEERARLLAVNLERLRWLERDRPLTRIDVNIAAARLDYYEDGAVVDSRKVIVGQPGWETPQLGSPIYRLVANPTWTVPKSIEREEIEPRGAGYLARNNMVRRDGWIVQLPGPGNALGEVKFDMENDQAIYLHDTPAVSLFERNQRHFSHGCVRVEDAPGFARMLAREADVISEYRPAKASGEESFVRLPQQIPVRLLYRTAFVGREGEVEYRTDVYGWDNRIAQALGYEPREAPRIEISVSDVGP; from the coding sequence ATGGCCCTTTTGCATGACACCTCCTTCGCCCGAACCTGCGCGCGCACCTTCGTTCCGGCTGCCGCCCTCGTCATGGCCCCCGCCTGCGACGGAGCCGCAAGCGATGCAGCAGCGCTCGGCGCGATCGATGCCGCGGGCACGACGGAAGGCGAGGCCCAAGACGCAGCGGCCGGTCTCGTCGCGCCGCGGGAGGTCGAGCGGGCGGCGCTCGAGAAGGCGGTCACCGACGAGCGGGTGCGCGCCCTTTACGAGGCGCGCGGATGGGAGGCGGCCTGGACCGACGAAAGCGCGCGGGCGCTGGTCGGGACGCTGAAGGACGCGGGGCGGCACGGGCTCGATCCGGGCGACTACCTGCGCTCGCTGCAGCAGGCCGCACGCAGCCCGGCGGCGCGCGAGGCGGCGCTGACAGCGGCCGCCTTTGCATATGCCGATGCGCTCGCAGACGGCCGGGCCGATCCCACTGCGCTATTCGAGACCTACACGCTCGACCGGCCCGATATCGACCTCTCCGCCGGGCTCGAAAGCGCGCTTGCCGAGGGGCGTGCGAGCGAATGGATCGAAAGCTTTGCTCCCGACACCGAGGAATATCGCGCGCTGTCCGAAGCTTTCCTCGAAAACGCCCGCAAGGCCGCCGCCCGCGGCGACAGCACGATCGGCGGGGGCGACCTCATCCGCCCGGGAAGCAGCGATCCGCGCGTGCCGCAGATCGCCGAGAGGCTGCGCGCGAAAGGCTATCTGGGGGAGGCGCGCCGCGGGAATGTCCCTGAGACGCGCTTTACGGAAAGAATGGCCGACGCGCTGCGCGAAATGCAGCGCGATTTCGGGATCGCCGACGACGGCATCGTCGGACCCGACGCGCTCAAAGTGCTCAACACCGCCGCCGAGGAACGCGCGCGCCTGCTCGCGGTCAATCTCGAACGCCTGCGCTGGCTCGAACGCGACCGGCCGCTGACCCGGATCGATGTCAACATCGCTGCCGCGCGGCTCGACTATTACGAGGACGGGGCGGTGGTCGACAGCCGCAAGGTGATCGTCGGCCAGCCCGGCTGGGAAACCCCGCAGCTGGGCTCGCCGATCTATCGGCTGGTCGCCAATCCGACCTGGACCGTGCCCAAGTCGATCGAGCGCGAGGAGATCGAGCCCAGGGGAGCGGGCTATCTCGCGCGCAACAACATGGTCCGCCGCGATGGCTGGATCGTCCAGCTTCCCGGACCCGGCAACGCGCTGGGCGAGGTCAAGTTCGACATGGAAAACGACCAGGCGATCTATCTTCACGACACGCCCGCGGTCAGCCTGTTCGAGCGCAACCAGCGCCATTTCAGCCACGGTTGCGTCCGGGTCGAGGACGCGCCGGGCTTCGCCCGGATGCTGGCGCGCGAGGCGGACGTGATAAGCGAATACCGCCCCGCCAAGGCAAGCGGCGAGGAGAGCTTCGTCCGCCTGCCGCAGCAGATCCCCGTGCGCCTGCTCTACCGGACCGCCTTTGTGGGCCGCGAGGGCGAGGTCGAATACCGCACCGACGTGTATGGCTGGGACAACCGCATCGCCCAAGCGCTCGGCTACGAACCGCGCGAGGCACCGCGGATCGAGATCTCGGTCAGCGATGTCGGGCCGTGA
- a CDS encoding SDR family NAD(P)-dependent oxidoreductase: protein MSKTEGEGKKGRLANRIALVTGAAGNLGSEICRAFAREGAFVIMTGRTEGRIKEAREKLIADTGVAPERIDTAVLDGADPDSIRAAFKRIKADYGRIDILINNAGSAGPKQPLHNVPFSKEEMEAAGESETAGDAMKNLLGVTWNLARIAAPMMPTGGAMVNISTIFSHTRYYGRTAYVVPKAALNALSRQLAQELGPRGIRVNTVFPGPIESDRIRTVFAAMDKVQGQSENTTADYFTGRMALTRPVGGKLDGKPLPAPADIAGACLFLASEESGGITGEEIDVTHGLSANRNSSSTYMTRPSMRSLDGAGLAIFIAAGEEWDEALESAKVLVGAGAKVRLGLARNADVAQAKARLKAQGIGEELTVTRFARSEPDAMEEALAAFEQDAGGPITGAIVLPVKPAGHFAGPLLGADDATVAKFMEVELVGAIATARSLARYWRAHADMPSPPRCVFMTNPGDAAGNSFARVLSAGITQLIRIWRNEEEVQAGNGETGHAVWSNQIVRHTNAEAENIRFAAGHATRVLFREQRIAEIDLKLPASIAEETGARRAMVGFAENITGLHLGKVAFITGGSAGIGGQVARLLALAGAKVMMVARRESELVAARERIVGELQDIGFAGVERRVKIMADVDVSDFASLDKAIDATLEEFGRIDYLINNAGVAGAEDMVVDMEPDAWRFTLDANLVSNYHLMSRVVPLMKEQGSGYVLNVSSYFGGEKFLAVAYPNRADYGLSKAGQRSIVENFSAYLGPEIQLNAIAPGPVDGDRLSGTGGKPGLFQRRAKLILENKRLNAVYEAVIEAIRGGGDAEKILIRLSRNSASTLSHDAEAPEALRKLALEFAAQGDGVCTWDQYLLTEGMAQRLLVRLQLGGMLIGSNEWSQYTEPGGATWLKLVPPADKPFLPQAQVDKVAEGVGKGVTSQLHLGAMPTEAEVAQATVFFLADRAVSGETFMPSGGLRVERSNTEREMFGSPKPERIEQMAGKTVWIMGGHLADYVAETIRVMIEDCKVAHCVLVTGNKAREKAVRDLLPKDISEDSLHVLVAGDAIEQAMDEALSKWGRPTTIVSMPPEPLPETLLDGGKVLPTKDFARMVEDQITRHYRIARKASLYDGCQLVLVSPDVPYGSDGADFAFANFVKTSLHAFTATLAVENERLVHDVPVNQINLTRRVRSEEPRDEQEHAEELKRFTRAVLLVGAPLPDAQDSRYRARIYRGTSMTV, encoded by the coding sequence GTGAGCAAGACCGAGGGTGAGGGAAAGAAGGGCCGGCTTGCGAACCGGATCGCGCTGGTGACGGGCGCCGCGGGCAATCTGGGCAGCGAAATCTGCCGCGCCTTCGCCCGCGAAGGGGCCTTCGTCATCATGACAGGCCGGACCGAGGGGCGCATCAAGGAAGCGCGCGAGAAGCTCATCGCAGACACCGGAGTGGCACCCGAGCGGATCGACACCGCCGTGCTCGACGGGGCCGACCCGGATTCGATCCGTGCCGCGTTCAAGCGGATCAAGGCCGACTACGGGCGCATCGACATCCTCATCAACAACGCAGGCTCGGCCGGGCCCAAGCAACCGCTCCACAACGTGCCTTTCTCGAAAGAGGAAATGGAGGCCGCGGGCGAAAGCGAGACAGCCGGCGATGCGATGAAGAACCTGCTCGGCGTGACGTGGAACCTCGCGCGGATCGCGGCGCCGATGATGCCCACGGGCGGCGCGATGGTGAACATCTCGACCATCTTTTCGCACACCCGCTATTACGGGCGCACCGCCTATGTCGTCCCCAAGGCGGCGCTCAACGCGCTCTCGCGCCAACTCGCGCAGGAATTGGGCCCCCGCGGGATCCGCGTGAACACGGTCTTTCCCGGTCCCATCGAGAGCGACCGCATCCGCACCGTCTTCGCAGCCATGGACAAGGTGCAGGGACAGTCGGAAAACACCACGGCGGATTACTTCACCGGGCGCATGGCGCTGACCCGGCCGGTGGGGGGCAAGCTCGACGGCAAGCCCCTGCCCGCGCCAGCGGACATCGCGGGCGCCTGCCTGTTCCTTGCCAGCGAGGAATCGGGCGGCATCACCGGCGAAGAGATCGACGTCACCCACGGCCTTTCGGCGAACCGCAATTCCTCCTCGACCTACATGACGCGACCCTCGATGCGTTCTTTGGACGGCGCGGGCCTCGCGATCTTCATCGCTGCGGGCGAAGAGTGGGACGAGGCGCTCGAAAGCGCGAAGGTGCTGGTCGGCGCGGGCGCGAAAGTGCGGCTCGGCCTTGCCCGCAACGCAGACGTCGCGCAGGCCAAGGCGCGGCTGAAGGCGCAAGGGATCGGCGAGGAACTGACCGTCACCCGCTTCGCCCGGTCCGAGCCGGACGCAATGGAAGAGGCGCTCGCGGCGTTCGAGCAGGACGCTGGCGGGCCGATCACCGGAGCGATCGTGCTGCCGGTCAAGCCGGCCGGACATTTCGCCGGGCCGCTGCTCGGCGCGGACGATGCGACGGTCGCCAAGTTCATGGAGGTCGAGCTGGTCGGCGCGATCGCCACCGCGCGCAGCCTCGCGCGATATTGGCGCGCCCATGCCGATATGCCCTCCCCGCCGCGCTGCGTCTTCATGACCAATCCGGGCGATGCTGCCGGCAATTCCTTCGCCCGCGTGCTGTCAGCCGGGATCACCCAGCTGATCCGCATCTGGCGCAACGAGGAAGAGGTGCAGGCCGGCAATGGCGAGACCGGCCATGCCGTGTGGTCGAACCAGATCGTGCGCCACACCAATGCCGAAGCCGAAAACATCCGCTTCGCCGCGGGCCATGCCACCCGCGTCCTGTTCCGCGAACAACGCATCGCCGAGATCGACCTCAAGCTCCCCGCCTCGATCGCCGAGGAGACGGGCGCGCGACGCGCGATGGTCGGGTTCGCCGAGAACATCACCGGCCTCCATCTCGGCAAGGTCGCCTTCATCACCGGGGGCTCCGCTGGGATCGGCGGACAGGTCGCGCGCCTGCTCGCGCTGGCGGGCGCGAAGGTGATGATGGTCGCCCGGCGCGAAAGCGAGCTGGTCGCCGCGCGCGAGCGGATCGTCGGCGAATTGCAGGACATCGGCTTTGCCGGGGTCGAGCGCCGGGTGAAGATCATGGCCGATGTCGACGTCAGCGACTTCGCATCGCTCGACAAGGCGATCGACGCGACGCTCGAGGAATTCGGGCGGATCGACTATCTCATCAACAATGCCGGGGTCGCGGGCGCGGAGGACATGGTGGTCGACATGGAGCCCGACGCGTGGCGCTTCACGCTCGATGCGAACCTCGTCTCCAACTACCACCTGATGAGCCGCGTCGTCCCGCTGATGAAGGAGCAGGGCTCGGGCTACGTGCTCAATGTCTCGTCCTATTTCGGTGGCGAGAAATTCCTCGCGGTCGCCTATCCCAACCGCGCCGACTACGGACTTTCCAAGGCGGGGCAGCGCTCGATCGTCGAGAATTTCTCGGCCTATCTCGGCCCGGAGATCCAGCTCAACGCCATCGCCCCCGGCCCGGTGGACGGCGACCGGCTGTCGGGCACGGGCGGCAAGCCCGGCCTGTTCCAGCGCCGGGCGAAGCTGATCCTCGAGAACAAGCGGCTGAACGCGGTCTACGAGGCCGTCATCGAGGCGATTCGCGGAGGCGGCGATGCCGAGAAGATCCTCATCCGCCTGTCGCGCAATTCGGCGAGCACGCTCTCGCACGATGCCGAGGCACCCGAGGCGCTGCGCAAGCTGGCACTCGAATTCGCCGCGCAGGGCGACGGTGTGTGCACCTGGGACCAGTACCTCCTCACCGAAGGCATGGCTCAGCGCCTGCTGGTGCGCCTGCAACTGGGCGGGATGCTGATCGGGTCCAATGAATGGAGCCAGTACACCGAGCCGGGCGGCGCGACCTGGCTCAAGCTGGTCCCTCCCGCGGACAAGCCCTTCCTCCCGCAGGCGCAGGTCGACAAGGTCGCCGAAGGGGTCGGCAAGGGCGTGACCTCGCAGCTCCATCTCGGCGCCATGCCGACCGAGGCCGAAGTCGCGCAGGCCACGGTCTTCTTCCTCGCCGACCGGGCGGTTTCGGGCGAGACCTTCATGCCTTCAGGCGGCCTGCGGGTGGAACGCTCGAACACCGAGCGCGAGATGTTCGGCAGCCCCAAGCCCGAGCGGATCGAGCAGATGGCCGGCAAGACGGTGTGGATCATGGGCGGGCATCTCGCCGACTATGTCGCCGAGACCATCCGAGTGATGATCGAGGACTGCAAGGTCGCCCACTGCGTCCTCGTCACCGGCAACAAGGCCCGCGAAAAGGCGGTGCGCGACCTCTTGCCGAAGGACATTTCCGAGGACTCGCTCCACGTCCTTGTCGCGGGCGATGCGATCGAGCAGGCGATGGACGAGGCGCTGTCCAAATGGGGCCGCCCGACAACGATCGTCTCGATGCCGCCCGAGCCGCTGCCCGAAACCCTGCTCGACGGCGGCAAGGTCCTCCCGACCAAGGATTTCGCGCGCATGGTGGAGGACCAGATCACCCGCCATTACCGCATCGCGCGCAAGGCTTCGCTCTATGACGGTTGCCAGCTCGTCCTCGTGTCGCCCGACGTGCCCTATGGCAGCGACGGGGCCGATTTCGCCTTCGCCAATTTCGTCAAGACCAGCCTCCATGCCTTCACCGCGACGCTCGCGGTCGAGAACGAGCGGCTGGTGCACGATGTGCCGGTCAACCAGATCAACCTCACCCGACGGGTCCGCAGCGAGGAACCGCGCGACGAGCAAGAACACGCCGAGGAACTCAAGCGCTTCACCCGCGCCGTGCTGCTGGTCGGCGCGCCGCTGCCGGATGCGCAGGATTCGCGCTATCGCGCACGGATCTATCGCGGCACGTCGATGACGGTCTGA